TCAGGCTTAATTTCCTCATACGGAGATGGTCCTCTTAAAGAGAAATCACCAATCATATTATCACTATCAGTTGCTCCGACCGCAAACGATTCCGGGTAGTTCGCAGGCGTTTCTACAGATCCGGGACCACCAGGGTTGTACATACTTATGTTACCAGCAGCAAAAACCGGGAAAATCCCTACATCACGCCATGACTTTACGACATCTCGATACCATTCATCTAAACCGGTTCCCCCACCCCAAGAATTATTTACAATGTCCGGTCGCATTTCGGGATGTTCATTGCCATTTGCATCTTTTGGAGCCATAATCCACTCTGCAGCTCTTAATAGATCTACATCAGTTCCGCCTCCCTCTTCTGCAAATGCCTTGACGGAAACCCATTTAGCGCCTGGGGCCATACCAATATTCTTAGATCCGTCCGTCTCAGATCCGACCATTGTACCGGTAACGTGTGTCCCGTGGCCGACATCATCAAACGGAATATCTGATTCATCCAGGGCGTCATACCAACTCAATTCATGGTTGACAGTCCCTGTTTGAGCATTATAGCCACGATACTTTTCCTTCAGAGCTGGGTGATCCCATTGTACTCCTGAATCAATACTTGCAACTACAACGCCCGCGCCGTCAATCCCCTCGTTCCAGACAGCAGGTGCGCCAACACGATCCACATTCCATTCTATACTTTTCTTATCATCAATTCCTTTCTTAAGGCGGTTAACGTCATTAGTAATCAACTGACGTCTTTTATTCGGCAGTATTTTTTCTACCTCACTAAATGACGCTATCTCTTCCGCCACTTCTTTTGTAGACGTAACCGCCATTCCATTTACAATAAAATAGGAATGGATATCAGAAGCTTCACCAGTTTTAACTTTTTCTTTTAAGTAAGATAAGACATCCTGATGTGATGTTTTAGAAGTTTCCTTTAGCGACTTAATAACCGCTTTTTCTCTTGTCAAGGCTCTTTTATATTTACTGAGATTCTTATTACTGGCATGTTTTTCCGCTGTTTTTATGGCTTTTGTCGTATCAGCCTTTTCTTTAAATTTAACCAAGTAGGTTACCTTTTCCGTTGTCTCAAATTCTTTTAATAAATTTTTGTTCAATTGATTTTGATTTCGTTCACTTGCCTCTACCTGTGAAGATGCAGGCAAGATGACAGATACTAGCATTAAAAACACCGCAAAAATATGTATGAGTTTGTAAGTTTTTCCTTTATTTGTATGCAATTAATAATCCTCCATTATTTAGAGAGTGGCTCACTTCCTCCTAATCAAGAGAAAGTCAACCACTTCTTTAAATTTAATTCTAGTAATCCCTTAAAGTCTGCTGAATATCTTTATTCACTGCATTTGGTCCACCAAATATTGTAAATCGACTAATATCTTTGTCTGAAATATAGTCTGCCGTCAGATCTGGTACTTTGTCATGCACAAGCAGGATTTGGCTGTTATTTTTTGCTGCAAGGACTGCACCTGTCAGAGCATCCGCATAGTTTTTGCCCGTTGCAGCATACATGTGCTTGCTGGCGGCTTCGAAATGATCAAGCACTTTAATATTCGTGTCGTAGCGGTCATCCCCTGCAAGACGTGTAACTTTCGGCAATTGCTTGGTGATATCATCGTTAATGACTGTTGTTCCGCCGACCACATAGGTTTTTTCAACCCCTAAGTCTTTGACCGTTTCTTTTGTTGCTTCTGGCAGCCAGCTCTCTTTGGCTAGCAAAATCGGCATCCCTTCCTGTGCTGCACTGGCCGCGACAGATAGCGCATCAGGAAAGTCCATTCCATTGGCCACGGCTACTTTGTTGCTCCCATTAGGGGCTACTTCTTTTGCAATCAATGTCGCCGTCTCGAAGCGGTCTGCTCCGTTAATCCGCCGGACATCAAGACCTGAGTCAGACAATGTTTGTTCTACACCAGCGCTTATAGCGTTTTCCCCACCGAGAATGATCACTTTATTCGCTTCCAAACGGGCTGCCTCTTCCTCTGTTCCTTCCCAAAGTTCATCAGTCGGTGTCAGTAGAATAGGTGCGTCCAGCTCGTGGGCAAGTGGTACGCCCGCAAGGGCGTCAGCAAATTCATCCCCGCGTGCGAGGACCACAGTATCAGCCTTGTCCCAACCTTTTTTGCTAGTTTCAATTGCGGTGTCATAGCGTAGATCTCCGGAGATACGTTCTACATTATCAGGATAGATAAATAGATTTCCACCGGCGGTTGCCGTTACCACATTACCAGATTTATTTTCAAGTGAGACAATTACTTCCGCGCCTTCCAAATTTACATTTTTTGGGGTTGTCCATATACCTTCATAAACACCAGGCTCAACTTCTTCCATGTTTGCGTTTGTATCAGCCATTTTTGCCGATGGCAATGATACATGGAAGTTCGCTTCTCCCCCTTTGGCATTACTTTCAAATGTCACTTTCACTTTATCACCCGGTGTTAAATACTGGTCTTCTGCCGGCTGGATATTGGTGATTTCGCTTTCCACGGGAAAGGATACGGCAGTTTCTACTTCATTTTCTGCCTCGTCCGTAACATGGATGTGCATCGTATATGAACCACCTGCAAGATTGTCTGTATTAATTTTAAATGATCCATTATGATCAACATCAAACGTCCCATCTTTCACCTTATCACCCGCTACATCAGTAATCGTATATGTTCCATGCAGGTAATCTTTCGGATTGTACCCAAGGTTATAGATGGTGTTAAGCGGTTCTTCGAAATCAAAGTATTTGCTATCAACTTTTCCAGCTACATAAGCAGCGTCAGCTTTTGGTTTATTAACTTCAATTTCCGGTGCTTCTGTAACAATGAAAATCGGTCCGTCATTATCATCGTCAATTTCATTTGTTTCAAAAGTTAATGTTGAGAGTTCAACAGTATAAACCCCGTCCGGAATCGTTGATTCTTTACTATTATCTTCCGGGTCAAGAATAACATTGGAGATTTCTATATTGTGTGGACCTTGCTCAAG
This sequence is a window from Lentibacillus sp. JNUCC-1. Protein-coding genes within it:
- a CDS encoding cell wall-binding repeat-containing protein; the encoded protein is MTSWIIAGIEEAIKAEMDVINLSLGGSNNDSITADAQAVNNAMLSGVVTVVANGNSGSDRESVGSPATAVSAISVGNSTNPEEHQSAQVTMRAGDFSSEGEMNLMSWTFGERPSEAISGTFDVVSVSGVGEKGDYDDVNAEGKFALVERGEIPFVDKISAAKDAGAVGTLIYNTADGDNAPGPADVYLGDDFDLLPSFDMSYTDGQVFTEALESVNGEGTVTFASFDKTVTEGDEVSDSSSRGPANPLYDIKPDVVAPGSNIMSSIAEYQKDYPEATYEKAYERKSGTSMAAPHIAGIAALLLEKNGDWSPFDVKAALSNTAKVLDKEAFDVFDQGAGRVVPTAAINPAMIASVNNSDEKNGEVEGRRGTIAFGYTLPSEEEKSTFSKEILIDNQIGKPEDYTADVEIISHPDGDMTDAEVTVDKPSFHLEDNQKIQVNLNLPAGKSDTGDEILGYIHLKSKSGNISLPFAASLAFKPEFGIKNMELESYHISPNDDKKADSTNLTFEFHEMHFLSVVYFWDVLNPTGGIDGEGTAGDIYQEVGLEQGPHNIEISNVILDPEDNSKESTIPDGVYTVELSTLTFETNEIDDDNDGPIFIVTEAPEIEVNKPKADAAYVAGKVDSKYFDFEEPLNTIYNLGYNPKDYLHGTYTITDVAGDKVKDGTFDVDHNGSFKINTDNLAGGSYTMHIHVTDEAENEVETAVSFPVESEITNIQPAEDQYLTPGDKVKVTFESNAKGGEANFHVSLPSAKMADTNANMEEVEPGVYEGIWTTPKNVNLEGAEVIVSLENKSGNVVTATAGGNLFIYPDNVERISGDLRYDTAIETSKKGWDKADTVVLARGDEFADALAGVPLAHELDAPILLTPTDELWEGTEEEAARLEANKVIILGGENAISAGVEQTLSDSGLDVRRINGADRFETATLIAKEVAPNGSNKVAVANGMDFPDALSVAASAAQEGMPILLAKESWLPEATKETVKDLGVEKTYVVGGTTVINDDITKQLPKVTRLAGDDRYDTNIKVLDHFEAASKHMYAATGKNYADALTGAVLAAKNNSQILLVHDKVPDLTADYISDKDISRFTIFGGPNAVNKDIQQTLRDY